The Pirellulales bacterium region TGCTGCAACTAAGGAGGCAGTAGCCCACTCCTGCTGAACGGTCGGCAAGGAGCGCCTGGTCTCGCCAGCTCGCGGCGGCCCGATTCATGATGGATCGGGCCGCCGCTTTTTTATTGGACCGCGCCCAGCATCCGCGCGGCCGTGTGCTCCCACGTAAAGCGTTTCGCCGTCTCGATGCCCGGCCGATTCAAGAGACGACGACCTTCCTGCTTTTGAGCGTGCGTCCGCCGCATGTGCGCGATCGCCTGCTCCATCTGTTTCTCGCCCAGCGCCGCCCATTGGCCGTTGCCGAAAAACCAGCGGCCGTCATAGGCCTCTTCCAGCGCGTCGATCTCGATCAACAAGGCGTTCGCCGCGTCGCAGTATTCCGTGTGCGCCGAGTAGTTGGTGGCGATGACCGGTTTGCCGCACGACATCATCTCCAACAGCGGCAAGTTCCAGCCTTCGGCCCGCGAGAGAAACACGCCGCAGTCGGCCTGCCGCATCGTCGCCGCCACCTCTCGCTGGTCCGCCAGCCGGGGCAGAATCTTGATCTTCTCCGCCAACGGGCACGACTTATACAACGTTTCCCACTGCTGGTTCTTGGCCACGGTGGCAGACCGGTCGTTGCCGATCACCGGATTGAACGTGAGCATCCAAAGCTCCACGTCGTCCTGCGGGCAAAAGGCAGAATTGAAGATTTCCAGCAGCACGTCGTGTCCCTTGCGCCGCTCCCACTTGCCGACGCTCAAGAAGACGGTGGTCGCCCCGCGCGACTGCCCGTCGTCGCGCGGTTCATGGAACACGGCCCGATCGACGCCCAGCGGAACGACATCGATGGCCCCCTTGCGCCCGGCGCCGCTGGCCTCGACAATCTCGCGCGCCCATCCGCAGGTGACAAACAACCGGTCCTGGCTCCGCAAGTGGTTCAACTCCGCTTCGCTGAACCGGTCGAGTTCGAATATCGGAAAGCCGATCCGCGGAAAGCCGACGTGCTCGGCCAAGTGGTTCTGGTGGGCGATGCGGATACTGGGCGCATGACCGTCGAAACACTTCTGCCGCTCGACTGCCTCTTCGATGAGCTGCTGCTCGTCGCCGGCGGCGTCGATTCGGCCGATCGGCCAAAACGCGACCTGCCGGCCCGCCCGCCGCAATGCCTTGAGCACATTCAGACCCACCACTCCGTAACCCAGGTGGTTGATCGGACAGATCAAATTAATGGCCGCGGTCCGCGCCTCGCCGTTGCCGTTGTGATGATCAGGGATGAGGGATGAAAGATGAGGGATGAGGGGCTCTTCCAATTTTGGATTTTGGATTTTGGATTTTGGATTGCTTCCCTCTCCCTCCGGGAGAGGGTTAGGGTGAGGGTGGTTGCCGGGCGAGTTGACGTCGAACACCTCAGCCAATGGCCTTGTGGTGCTTCGGGCCCCCTCGCCCCAGCCCTCTCCCGGACGGAGAGGGGGTATGGCCACGGACGACGGACCACGGACTACGGACGTCTGACCAATTCGCGCGCTCAGCGCCCGCGTTACCTTGCCGAACACCGTCTTCCAATCGCCCGGCCGCGGCTGCCGAAAGAGCCGCATCGTGGGATACCAGGGACTGTCGCTACGGTCGGTCATCCAGCGCCAATCGGCCGCAAAGGGCAGCACGACCCACACGGGCCGGCCCATCGCTCCCGCCAAGTGCGCGATCGACGTGTCGGAGGTGATCACCAGGTCGAGATGCTGCAAAATGGCGGCGGTGTCCATGAACGGCCCGGCGGCGCCGTCGACCTGCACGCCAAAATCGATCACCGGAAAATGGTTCGCCACGCCCACAAGCTGCTCGGCGCCCGGCCCCTTTTGCAGATTGACGAGCCTCACGCCTGGCAGGTCGGCCAGGGGCTGAAACTCGGCCAGCGGCAGCGATCGATAGCGGTCGCCGGTCCAGGCCGGATTCCCCTGCCAGGCGATGCCGATGAGAAAGGGAAGGGTTGGGAGTTGGGGATTGGGGGTTGGTGTCGGAGCTACCAGCGCAAAGCGTTGGCGCCATTTTTCGACGAGCTTCGGATCGGCCGACAAGTACGGCGCCTCCGCCGGGACGTCGCCCGCGGTCGTGCGCAACAGCGCCGGCAGGCTCATCAGCGCCGCCTGCACGTCGTGCTCCGGCAACCCCGCGCCGCGGGCCACGGCGCAATCGTAGTCATCACGCGGAGCGTGATGTCTACGGTCCAGCAGGCGCACCAACTCCGGCTGGCACTCGACGACCACTTTTCCGCCGGTCCGCTTCGCCAGTGCCGCGTAGCGGATGAACTGCAGCGTGTCGCCCAGCCCTTGCTCGGCATACACCAGCAGCGTGCGCCCGGCCAAGGGCGACCCGTCCCAGCGCGGCTTGTCCGACGGCTTGGGCCGGGCGGTCGGCAGCCGCTCGCGCCACTCATATTCCAGCCAGCCCTGCTCGAACCTCCCGAGCGAGAGCAACGCGCGGCCCAGGTTGTGGTGCGCCTCGATGTAGTCCGGCCGCAGCTCCAACGCCCGTCGATAGCACTCGGCGGCTTCCGCCGGGCGCGCCAACTGCACCAGCGCCGCGGCCAGGTTGTTGACGTTTTCGGCGCTGCCGGGCGTGCGCCGCAGGGCGTGTCGAAACTCGCACACGGCTTCCTCAAAGCGTCCCTGCTCGTAATACGCGAGTCCCAGGTTGCCGTAGGCGTCGGTGAAATCCGGATCGACTTGGAGCGTTTTGCGGAACGAAGACACCGCCTTCACCAACCGGTTCTGCCGCGCCTGCACGACGCCCAGATTATGGTGCGCGGCGGCGAAGGCGGGGTGCAACTCGACCGCCCGCGAAAGGCGCTCTTCCGCCTCGGCGAGCTTCCCTTCCTTCGCCAGGGCGATGCCCGCCGCATGCTCCCGCTCCGCTTCCAATCTTGGATTTTCGATTCGATTGTCAGTCGTCAGTTGTCCGTGGTCAGTTGCAACGGACAACTGACGACGGACCACGGACCGGCTCCACAACTCCTCCGCCATCCTCTCGAACAACTCCGCCCAGTTCTCCGCCTCGCGCTGCCGGAAGATGCGCATGCTCGGATACCAAGGCGACCGCTCGCCGCTGCGCATCCAGCGCCAGTCGGCCACGGCGGGCAAGGCCATCCACACCGGCACGCCCAAGGCGCCGGCCAGGTGCGGCATGGCCGTGTCGGACGTAATCACCAGATCGACGCACTTCATGATGGCCGCCGTATCCATGAACGCCCCGGCTTCTTCGTCGATGCTGCCAAGATCAATGACCGGGAATTTGCCGTCCAAGTCGGCAAGCTGTTCCGTGCCGAACCCTTTCTGCAGGCTCACCAGTTGCACGCCGGGAATGGCGGCCAGCGGAGCGAACGCCCGCAGCGGAATCGACCGCTGGCGATCGCCGCGATACTGCGGGTTGCCTTGCCAGGCGATGCCAATCAGGAAGGAAGGGGTTGGAGGTTGGGGACCGGGGGTTGGGGCGTAGGGTGGGACCAGCGAGCTTGCGAGCGCCGGCCCACCATGATCGTCGTTCGTCGGTGGGCCGGCGATTGCTCCGCAATCTTGTCCCACCCTACGAAGCTTCGCTCGCCAAGCCTCCACCAGCTTCTCATCCGGAAACAGATACGGCACCTCATCGGGCACCGTGTCGAGCGTGGTGCGAAACACCGCGGGCAAACTCAACAGGGGAATCTGCAGATCGAACTCCGGCAGCGGCCCGCCCACGGGCACCAACTCGTCGATGTGCCGACTGCCGCTCAACAACTTCAGCAGCGACTTTTGCGCCTCGACGATGACCCGCGCGCCGCGCTGCTTGAGTAGCCGCATATAGCGAATGAACTGCAGCGTGTCGCCCACGCCCTGCTCCAGGTAGACGAACACCGTGCGGCCGTCGAGATCGCAGCCGTCCCAGCGGCGCTGCTTGAACGTGCGACGGTTGACGTCCTTGGCCATCCAGCGCCATTCGTACTCCGTCCAGCCTTGCTCGAAGTCGCCCGCCGCCAGCCAGGCCAGCGACCGGTTGAGATGGGCCTCGGGATAGTCGGGCCGGAAAACCATGGCCCGTTCGTAGTTCGTCACCGCCTCGTCGTCCTGTCCCCACTGCACCAGAGCGATGCCCAGATTGTTGTAGGCTTCGGCGTAGTCGGACTTGAGCCGGATGGCCCGCCGCAACGAGCTGACGGACTCGTCGATCTGCCCCAGTGCGCGCAGCGAGTTGCCCAGGTTGTTGAGTGCCAACGGCGAGTCGGGCGTGAGGGCCAGCGCCTGCCGATAGCTGGCGACCGCCTCTTCGTATCGCCGCTGCGCGGCCAACGCGACGCCGAGATTGTTATGCACGTCGGCGGCCCGCGGCCGTGTGGCCAGGGCCTGGCGATACGCGGCTTCGGCTTCCTGCAAGCGGCCGCGGCCTTCCAGCAAGATGCCCAGGTTGTTGAGGGCCTCGGGAAAGTCGGGCTTGAGCTGCAGTGCCTTGCGATACGACTCTTCCGCCTCGTTCGGCTTTTTCAGCTCGGCCAGCACGAGGCCCAGGTCGTGGTGCGCCTCGGCCAGCGATTTTGGATTTTGGATTTTGGATTTTGGATTGCCGTCAGAGGTCTCAGGGCTTTGGTCTTGGGTCTTGGTTGCTTCGCCGACTGTCTTCTGTGCCGCTTCCAATGGCCAATTCGCAATTTGCAATTTGCAATTTGCAATTTCCCCTCGCCCCTCGCTCTCTCTCCCCTGCTCCGCCTCCAGCAGCCGGACTCCCTCTCCCTCCGGGAGAGGGTTGGGGTGAGGGACGTCGCGCTGGTTTACGTCCAACAGCCGGATGGCCTCGCGATACTGGTCCGCGGCCTCGGCGAACTTGCCGAGGGCCTTGAGCGAGGCGGCCCAATCGCGGTGGCAGGGGTGCGAGTCGGGCTTGAGCTCGACGGCCTGCTGGAACGCGGCCGCGGCCTCTTGTTTGCGGCCGCGCTGGGCCAGCGCCACGCCCAGGTTGCGCCGCGTGTCGACCGAATCGGGCTTGAGCTCCAGCGCGCGCCCGAAAATGGCGATGGCATCGTCGAGCTTGCGCTGCTTGGCCAGGGCCACGCCCAGATCATGCATGGCGGTCGCGTCGCGGGGCTCATGCTCGATGACCTTCCGCAGCTCGGCTTCCGCCCGGTCGAACTTTCCTTGCTTGATCGCCGCGGCGGCTTCCGCGCGATGCGCGGCGGCCGGAGACGTTAATGTTGCAGTCATGCGGTTGCCCGTTTCAGGGTTCAGGGTTTAGGGTTCAGGGTTCAGGGTTCAGGGTTCAGGGTTCAGGGTTCGGGGTTCAGCACCGAAGGTGCGTGATTCGATAGCCCAGGGTACACGCAGCGGAACCCTGGGTATCGGTGGCGCCAAACTCCTTCACCCCAACGGGGTGAGACTCCGTGGGTGGCGCAACCAGGCGGGGCTAAGAAACGGCTGTCCTTGCGACGGATGTCGGGCTTCATACTCTCACCTCGCCTCCTCCACGAGCCGCGCCAAATCGTTCTTGATCCGTTCGAACACCGAGGTCCAATCGCCTCGCGCCGTTTGCCGATAGAGCCGCATCGTGGGATACCAAGGCGAATCGTCCCGCGCGAGCAGCCAGCGCCAGTCGGCCGAATAGGGCAGCGCCACCCACACCGGCCGGCCCAGCGCCCCGGCCAGATGCGCCACCGCCGTGTCGGAAGTGATCACCAGATCGAGATTCATCATCACGGCGGCCGTGTCCATGAAGGCCCCTTGCGCCTCATCGACGTCCGGCCCCAAGTCGGCGATGGGCAATTTTGGATTTTCGATTTTCGATTTTGGATTGGCCGCGCGCAGAGCCGCCTGTTCCGCCTGGTCCTCGCCGGCGTGTCGGCCGCCGTGCATCCGCACGAGCTGCTCGTGCCGAACGCCTTTTTGCAAACCGATCAAGCGCACGCCGGGCAAGTCGGCCAACGGCGTCAAGCAAGCCACCGGAAAGGAACGTTGGCGATCGCCCTGATAATGGGCGTTTCCCTGCCAGTTGACGCCAATGAGGAAGGGAGGGGTTGGGAGTTGGGGATTGGGGGTTGGGTTGCAGGGTGGGACCAGCGAGCTTGCGAGCGCCGGCCAACCATCTGCAACGCCGCTCTCGGTGGGCCGGCGCTCGCAAGCTCGCTGGTCCCACCCTACAAGGAGGCGCTCACGCCAAGACTCGATCAATTCGGGATCGGCCGACAAATACGGGACCTGGTTGGGAATCGTCTCCAGCGTCGTGCCGAACATCCGCGGCAAACTCAACAGCGGCATGTGGTAATCGAACTCCGGCAGCGGTCCGCTCTCGGTGACAACCTGATCGATGCCGGCCACGCGGTTGAGCAGGCGGGTCATTCTTGACTGGCAGCGGACGACGACGCGCGCACCGCGCTGTTTGAGCAAGGCGGCGTAGCGTATGAACTGGATCGTGTCGCCCAGCCCCTGTTCGCAATGCACGAACAACGTTCGCCCGGCCAGATCGCCGACTGATTTTGGATTGTCCGTTGACAGTTGTGCGTGGTCCCAGCGGGGCTGAGCAAAGCGCTTCTCGGCCGCGGGCCGGGTCTGAAACCGCCATTCATACTCTTGCCAGCCGGGAAGCAGGTCGCCTTGCAACAGGCACGCGAAGCCGCGATTCAGGTGCGCATCGGCATAGTCGGGCTTCACCGCGATGGCCCGCTCATAGGCTGCGATGGCTTCCGCCGGCCGGCCCAGCTCGCGCAGGGCGATGCCCTGGTTGTTCAGCGCTTCGGGATAGTCGGGACGCAACTCGAGTGCCCGCTCGAACGTGGCCAGCGCCTCTTCGTAGCGGCCTTCCATCGTCAAGGAGATGCCCAGATTGTTATGCGCCTCGACGTAGTCCGGCTCGATCGCCAGTGCCCGTCGATAGGCGGCGACGGCATCGCCGTAGCGCTGCAGGTGGGCCCAAGTGATGCCCAAGTTGTTGTGGGCCGCGGCGAACTTGGGCCGGCGCCGCAGCGCGTCTTGCAGACACTCGATCGCCTGCCAGTAGCGCTGCTGACGGCAATAAGTAACGGCCAGATTGTTCGAAGCGTCGGACCGCCGTGCGTCTCGGCGCAGCAGGCCCTGCAGCGTGGCCGCCGATTCGTCCAAGCGGCCTGTCTCCCGCAGTGCCACGGCCAGATTGACTTGAATGTCGCCGTCGTCGGGGTCGAGCCTGGCGGCCTCGCGATAACTGGCCAGGGCGGCCTGCCAGTGGTCCGTTGTCCGTTGTCCGTTGCCTTCGGCCAGCAAACAGTTGCCGAGATAGAAATGTGCCCGTGCCCAGTGCGGCCGCTGGCGAAGGGCCTTGCGGAAATAGGCAATCGCTTCCGCATGCTCGCCGAGGCCGGCCAGCGCGGAACCGAGATTGAGCAAGGCTTCCGGATAGCGCGGCCGTCGTTTGAGCGCCTGGCGAAACTCGGCAGCCGCATCGCGGCCGCGGCCCAGACGCATCAAGGCGCTGCCCAAGTTGTTGTAAACGGCCGGATCGTCGGGCGCCGTCGCCAGGGCCCTCTCGAAGAGCGCCAGCGCGCCCTCGGCGTCGCCTTGCTCGATCGAAGCGGCGCCTCGAGCACAAAGCCCGTCGGCCTCGGCGCAGTGCGGGCCCGTCGGGCGGCGTTCGTCGCTGAGAATGTCCCGAATTTGCCCGGTGATCCGCTCGCATACATCCGTCCATTCACCGCGGCGAGACTGCCGGAACAACCGCGCGGTCGGAAACCAGGGGCTGTCGCCGCGGTCGAGCAGCCAGCACCATTCGGGCACGACCGGAAGGGCCGCAAACAGCGGCACTCCCAGCGCGCCGGCAAGCCGGGCGCAGACACCATCGGTGGCGATGACGAGGTCGAGGTTTGCGATCAGGGCGGCCAGGGCCGGGGCAGTCATCACGCTGGCGCGTGATGCGTCACCCGGAGCGTGATGACTACGCTCGCTCAAATCGATGACGCGGACGCCCAGCACCTCGGCCAGCGATTCGATCCATTCTTTCGGCGCCGCGCCGTCGCGCGCGTCGCAGCGCCAATCGACGCCGATCTTGAAGCCGGACAAAGGGGCCAGCTTGCGTCGCCACTCTTCGACGAGCTCGGGAGCGAGACGCAAGAAGGGGAGGCCCGCGGCCTGCTCCGGGCCCGGCGAGCCGAGCAGCAAGGGCAGATCGCCCAGCGGCAGCGAGAGGTCGGCCTCAGGCGGCTGGCAACGGCCGGCGAACACGCGATCGACTCCCCGACAGCCGCCGACGATGGTCTCGTGCCCGGCCGGGCAGCGGACCCAGACCGTCGTGCCCCGCGCGTTGGCCACGGCCGCGAAGCGCAGCAAAAGCAGCGTTTCGCCCAGGTCGTCGCCGGCGGTCAGCAACAGACGTTTGCCGTGCAGTTGTCCGTGGTCCGTGGTCCGTGGTCCGTCGCCACTGACCACGGACAACGGACCACTGACAGCGGACGAATAGTCGCCCCAACCTTGCTCGAAGTCTCCGAGCGACAGGTGAGTCATCGCGCGTTGGCGGCGGGCCTCGTGAAAATCGGGCTGCAATTCGAGCGCGCGGCCGTAGGCCGCCAGGGCCTTTGGGAACTGGGCCTGCTGGCGAAAGACGTTGGCCATGCCGAAATGGGCTTGTGCGTAGCGCGCATCCCGCTTGAGCGCCTGCTGAAAACGATCGAGCGCCTGGCACCACTTGCCCTGCGCGGCCAGCACGTTGCCGAGGCTGTAGTGCGGTCCGGCGGCGCCGGGCAACTGGCGCAACGCGCGGCGCAGCTCTTGCTCGGCCTGTTGCGGCTGGCCCAGGCCGGCCAAGGCCGCGCCCAGACTCACGCGCGCCTCGGCGTTGCGCGGCGACAACCGCAGACAACGGCGAAAACAGGCCGCGGCCTGGTCGAGGCGGCCGAAGCCGGCCAGCGTGGCGCCCAGATTGTAGTGCGCCTCGGCGGACCGCGGCGCGAGCCACAAGGCGCGGCGGAAATGGAGCAGCGCCTCGCGACGCCGGCCGGACTCGGCGAGTTGAACGCCACGATCGTTCAGGAATTTTGGATTTTCGATTTTGGATTTTGGATTGTAGGGTGGGACCAGCGAGCTTGCGAGCGCC contains the following coding sequences:
- a CDS encoding tetratricopeptide repeat protein; this encodes MTATLTSPAAAHRAEAAAAIKQGKFDRAEAELRKVIEHEPRDATAMHDLGVALAKQRKLDDAIAIFGRALELKPDSVDTRRNLGVALAQRGRKQEAAAAFQQAVELKPDSHPCHRDWAASLKALGKFAEAADQYREAIRLLDVNQRDVPHPNPLPEGEGVRLLEAEQGRESEGRGEIANCKLQIANWPLEAAQKTVGEATKTQDQSPETSDGNPKSKIQNPKSLAEAHHDLGLVLAELKKPNEAEESYRKALQLKPDFPEALNNLGILLEGRGRLQEAEAAYRQALATRPRAADVHNNLGVALAAQRRYEEAVASYRQALALTPDSPLALNNLGNSLRALGQIDESVSSLRRAIRLKSDYAEAYNNLGIALVQWGQDDEAVTNYERAMVFRPDYPEAHLNRSLAWLAAGDFEQGWTEYEWRWMAKDVNRRTFKQRRWDGCDLDGRTVFVYLEQGVGDTLQFIRYMRLLKQRGARVIVEAQKSLLKLLSGSRHIDELVPVGGPLPEFDLQIPLLSLPAVFRTTLDTVPDEVPYLFPDEKLVEAWRAKLRRVGQDCGAIAGPPTNDDHGGPALASSLVPPYAPTPGPQPPTPSFLIGIAWQGNPQYRGDRQRSIPLRAFAPLAAIPGVQLVSLQKGFGTEQLADLDGKFPVIDLGSIDEEAGAFMDTAAIMKCVDLVITSDTAMPHLAGALGVPVWMALPAVADWRWMRSGERSPWYPSMRIFRQREAENWAELFERMAEELWSRSVVRRQLSVATDHGQLTTDNRIENPRLEAEREHAAGIALAKEGKLAEAEERLSRAVELHPAFAAAHHNLGVVQARQNRLVKAVSSFRKTLQVDPDFTDAYGNLGLAYYEQGRFEEAVCEFRHALRRTPGSAENVNNLAAALVQLARPAEAAECYRRALELRPDYIEAHHNLGRALLSLGRFEQGWLEYEWRERLPTARPKPSDKPRWDGSPLAGRTLLVYAEQGLGDTLQFIRYAALAKRTGGKVVVECQPELVRLLDRRHHAPRDDYDCAVARGAGLPEHDVQAALMSLPALLRTTAGDVPAEAPYLSADPKLVEKWRQRFALVAPTPTPNPQLPTLPFLIGIAWQGNPAWTGDRYRSLPLAEFQPLADLPGVRLVNLQKGPGAEQLVGVANHFPVIDFGVQVDGAAGPFMDTAAILQHLDLVITSDTSIAHLAGAMGRPVWVVLPFAADWRWMTDRSDSPWYPTMRLFRQPRPGDWKTVFGKVTRALSARIGQTSVVRGPSSVAIPPLRPGEGWGEGARSTTRPLAEVFDVNSPGNHPHPNPLPEGEGSNPKSKIQNPKLEEPLIPHLSSLIPDHHNGNGEARTAAINLICPINHLGYGVVGLNVLKALRRAGRQVAFWPIGRIDAAGDEQQLIEEAVERQKCFDGHAPSIRIAHQNHLAEHVGFPRIGFPIFELDRFSEAELNHLRSQDRLFVTCGWAREIVEASGAGRKGAIDVVPLGVDRAVFHEPRDDGQSRGATTVFLSVGKWERRKGHDVLLEIFNSAFCPQDDVELWMLTFNPVIGNDRSATVAKNQQWETLYKSCPLAEKIKILPRLADQREVAATMRQADCGVFLSRAEGWNLPLLEMMSCGKPVIATNYSAHTEYCDAANALLIEIDALEEAYDGRWFFGNGQWAALGEKQMEQAIAHMRRTHAQKQEGRRLLNRPGIETAKRFTWEHTAARMLGAVQ
- a CDS encoding tetratricopeptide repeat protein gives rise to the protein MAKSCNDRQAPDHDARAHTLPTHGSIRDRESPGPNPQPPIPNPFSSLDQLDAEQLNRQAMLLGQSGKLDEAVALLERAVELDPTVGATHNNLGIALARLRRFELAADRFQRAIALWPTGAQPHNNLASCLAEQGRYAEAVVCFERALRLDPAFPDARFNLALALRAAGRLDEAADEFRRVLRAAPHLAKAHLQLGATLAAQRKLDEAIDAFRRALELTPYDAEAHLQLGAALKDALRYAEAVQCCQDALRLQPRHFMALSNLGTALTLDGRPERALDYFRRADELAPGSAALLSNWGIALAAAGRFDEALEKYGRALAIKPDFAEAHNNRASALVSRARYAEAAADYDRALDLKPDFPEVRRNRSLWFLLHGDFQRGWPEYECRWQCRDFERHEFARQTAAAPPAWNGGPLDGKTILLHAEQGMGDTIQFIRYAPLVKARGATVVVRVPRQLAALLKDVAGVDRLLTGDGTGGGSPMPQRPAGCLAADAPVPSVCDDFDVQLPLMSLPRIFGTTLETIPNTVPYLSVEERLVEAWRAELDKIRGSRIRENSGAIRENSGAPDANRLTPDDFLVGIAWQGNPRYPADRQRSLPLAHFAALAGLPRVRLINLQKGHGAEQLLHVADAFDVSEPVGEVDRRHGRFVDTAAIMKNLDLVVTSDSAVAHLAGALGVPVWMAVPFSPDWRWLLGRDDSPWYPTMRLFRQTAPGDWPGVFRRIRKELAELARRRKGTRQRAQGRGEIANCELQIANLQMEAGRVGQDCGAIAGPPTNDADHGGPALASSLVPPYNPKSKIENPKFLNDRGVQLAESGRRREALLHFRRALWLAPRSAEAHYNLGATLAGFGRLDQAAACFRRCLRLSPRNAEARVSLGAALAGLGQPQQAEQELRRALRQLPGAAGPHYSLGNVLAAQGKWCQALDRFQQALKRDARYAQAHFGMANVFRQQAQFPKALAAYGRALELQPDFHEARRQRAMTHLSLGDFEQGWGDYSSAVSGPLSVVSGDGPRTTDHGQLHGKRLLLTAGDDLGETLLLLRFAAVANARGTTVWVRCPAGHETIVGGCRGVDRVFAGRCQPPEADLSLPLGDLPLLLGSPGPEQAAGLPFLRLAPELVEEWRRKLAPLSGFKIGVDWRCDARDGAAPKEWIESLAEVLGVRVIDLSERSHHAPGDASRASVMTAPALAALIANLDLVIATDGVCARLAGALGVPLFAALPVVPEWCWLLDRGDSPWFPTARLFRQSRRGEWTDVCERITGQIRDILSDERRPTGPHCAEADGLCARGAASIEQGDAEGALALFERALATAPDDPAVYNNLGSALMRLGRGRDAAAEFRQALKRRPRYPEALLNLGSALAGLGEHAEAIAYFRKALRQRPHWARAHFYLGNCLLAEGNGQRTTDHWQAALASYREAARLDPDDGDIQVNLAVALRETGRLDESAATLQGLLRRDARRSDASNNLAVTYCRQQRYWQAIECLQDALRRRPKFAAAHNNLGITWAHLQRYGDAVAAYRRALAIEPDYVEAHNNLGISLTMEGRYEEALATFERALELRPDYPEALNNQGIALRELGRPAEAIAAYERAIAVKPDYADAHLNRGFACLLQGDLLPGWQEYEWRFQTRPAAEKRFAQPRWDHAQLSTDNPKSVGDLAGRTLFVHCEQGLGDTIQFIRYAALLKQRGARVVVRCQSRMTRLLNRVAGIDQVVTESGPLPEFDYHMPLLSLPRMFGTTLETIPNQVPYLSADPELIESWRERLLVGWDQRACERRPTESGVADGWPALASSLVPPCNPTPNPQLPTPPFLIGVNWQGNAHYQGDRQRSFPVACLTPLADLPGVRLIGLQKGVRHEQLVRMHGGRHAGEDQAEQAALRAANPKSKIENPKLPIADLGPDVDEAQGAFMDTAAVMMNLDLVITSDTAVAHLAGALGRPVWVALPYSADWRWLLARDDSPWYPTMRLYRQTARGDWTSVFERIKNDLARLVEEAR